A single genomic interval of bacterium Unc6 harbors:
- a CDS encoding glutamate synthase (NADPH), homotetrameric, producing the protein MEGIQIRKQEADRRIKNFEEVALGYSVEDAIKEAKRCLNCPKPKCVEGCPVFIDIPSFIQLIKEGKFKEALDKIREKNNLPAACGRVCPQETQCEALCVLAKKSEPIDIGTLERAAADYGEENSEDVQNQGEKNNIKIGIIGSGPAGLTCAADLAKMGYNVTIFESLHKVGGVLQYGIPEFRLPKAIVEKEVDYVQSLGVQIEVNVIVGKTVSIEELRKEGFKAFFIGAGAGLPYFLGVEGENLNGVYSANEFLTRVNLMKAYKFPEYDTPVEIGEKVAVIGGGNVAVDSARSALRLGAKQVAIVYRRGDEELPARKEEVANAKEEGIKFIFLTNPVKFTGSEKGTIKSMLCIKNRLGEPDSSGRRRPVPVKDSEFELPVDLAIVAIGQGPNPLLLETIEGLKLNKNGYIETDSDQRSSVMDIFAGGDIVTGAATVIEAMGAGKKAALSIHKYICQL; encoded by the coding sequence ATGGAGGGGATTCAAATCAGGAAACAAGAAGCAGACAGGCGTATAAAAAACTTTGAAGAAGTTGCGCTTGGGTACTCGGTAGAAGATGCAATAAAGGAAGCAAAAAGATGTCTTAATTGTCCAAAGCCTAAATGTGTAGAAGGATGTCCTGTATTTATAGATATTCCGTCTTTTATTCAATTGATAAAAGAAGGAAAATTTAAAGAAGCTTTAGATAAAATAAGAGAAAAGAATAACCTTCCTGCAGCGTGCGGAAGGGTGTGTCCGCAGGAGACCCAGTGTGAGGCTCTTTGTGTGCTGGCCAAGAAAAGCGAACCCATTGATATAGGAACCTTAGAGCGTGCAGCAGCAGATTATGGAGAAGAAAACAGTGAAGATGTCCAAAATCAAGGGGAAAAAAATAATATAAAGATTGGAATAATCGGCTCAGGTCCTGCAGGGCTTACCTGCGCGGCAGACCTTGCAAAAATGGGTTATAATGTTACAATTTTTGAGTCTCTTCACAAAGTAGGAGGAGTTCTTCAGTATGGTATACCTGAATTCAGATTGCCTAAGGCAATTGTGGAGAAAGAGGTAGACTATGTCCAAAGTTTGGGTGTCCAAATAGAGGTCAATGTTATTGTAGGGAAAACTGTTAGTATTGAAGAGTTAAGAAAAGAGGGTTTTAAGGCATTTTTTATAGGAGCAGGAGCAGGGCTTCCGTATTTTTTAGGTGTAGAGGGCGAAAATTTAAATGGTGTATATTCTGCAAATGAATTTCTTACCCGAGTTAATCTTATGAAAGCCTACAAATTCCCTGAATATGATACACCGGTTGAAATAGGGGAAAAGGTTGCAGTTATAGGTGGAGGGAATGTTGCAGTAGACAGCGCAAGGTCTGCCTTACGGTTGGGTGCAAAACAGGTCGCAATAGTCTACAGAAGAGGAGATGAAGAGCTTCCTGCAAGGAAAGAAGAAGTGGCTAATGCAAAAGAAGAGGGGATTAAATTTATATTTTTAACAAACCCTGTTAAATTTACAGGGAGCGAAAAAGGTACTATAAAGTCTATGCTATGCATCAAGAATAGACTTGGAGAACCGGATTCAAGTGGAAGGAGAAGGCCTGTCCCTGTAAAAGATTCTGAGTTTGAATTGCCTGTTGACCTGGCGATTGTTGCAATAGGGCAGGGGCCAAATCCGCTTCTTTTAGAAACAATAGAAGGATTGAAACTTAACAAGAATGGTTATATAGAAACAGATTCTGACCAGCGGTCATCTGTTATGGACATATTTGCAGGCGGAGATATTGTTACAGGTGCCGCAACAGTTATTGAGGCAATGGGTGCGGGTAAAAAAGCGGCATTATCCATACATAAATATATTTGTCAGTTGTAG
- a CDS encoding quinolinate synthase has translation MNSEIKNDIVYIEQLKKKINELKKKRNAVIIVHNYQREEVQDIADISGDSLELSKAAIRTDADAIVFCGVNFMAETASILNPKRVVLLPVKEAGCPLADMVTVEKLKNYRQQYPDAAVACYVNSSARVKAESDICCTSSNAIEVVRSLKEEKIIFIPDRNLGRYVQAQVPEKQIILWKGFCPTHIRVQEDDIVEMKKVHPGAEVVVHPECSPQVTILADHICSTGGMFKYVKVSNSKKFIIGTEIGMLYRLKKENPDKEFFVATENLLCPSMKLITLGWIAHSLEYMVYEVKVPEDIRIKALRSLQKMLEVSGGPHMSAVVGY, from the coding sequence ATGAACAGTGAGATTAAGAATGATATAGTTTATATTGAACAACTTAAAAAGAAAATAAATGAGCTTAAAAAAAAAAGAAATGCCGTTATAATAGTTCATAATTATCAAAGAGAAGAGGTTCAGGATATTGCCGATATCAGCGGGGATAGCCTTGAACTTAGCAAGGCTGCTATTAGAACAGATGCAGATGCGATTGTATTCTGTGGGGTTAACTTTATGGCAGAGACCGCATCTATTTTAAATCCTAAAAGGGTGGTTCTTCTTCCTGTAAAAGAAGCAGGGTGTCCTCTGGCAGATATGGTAACCGTTGAGAAACTTAAAAATTATAGACAACAATATCCAGATGCAGCAGTTGCATGCTATGTTAACTCTTCTGCAAGGGTAAAAGCAGAAAGCGATATATGTTGCACATCCAGCAACGCAATTGAAGTTGTGAGGTCATTAAAGGAGGAAAAAATAATATTTATTCCCGATAGGAATCTTGGAAGATATGTTCAAGCACAGGTTCCAGAAAAACAGATAATACTGTGGAAAGGGTTTTGCCCTACGCATATAAGAGTACAGGAAGATGATATAGTTGAAATGAAGAAGGTCCATCCCGGTGCTGAGGTTGTTGTGCATCCGGAATGTTCGCCTCAGGTAACTATCCTTGCTGACCATATATGTTCAACAGGTGGTATGTTTAAATATGTTAAAGTATCAAACAGTAAAAAATTTATTATAGGTACCGAGATAGGCATGCTTTATCGTTTGAAAAAGGAAAATCCTGATAAGGAATTTTTTGTTGCAACAGAAAATCTCTTGTGTCCAAGTATGAAACTTATAACATTAGGATGGATTGCCCATTCACTTGAATATATGGTGTATGAGGTGAAAGTTCCAGAAGATATAAGAATTAAAGCGCTTCGTTCACTTCAAAAGATGCTTGAGGTATCAGGTGGTCCTCATATGAGTGCAGTGGTAGGGTATTAG
- a CDS encoding aspartate 1-decarboxylase translates to MLRWMCKSKIHRATVTDKNLNYTGSLTLDPVLMEKADIFPNEIVQIINLNTGLRIETYIIEGERNSGSVCMNGGAARWAEVGDLLIIISSALVDDKEAKSYKPKVVIVDQNNRIKNI, encoded by the coding sequence ATGTTAAGATGGATGTGTAAATCAAAGATACATCGGGCAACCGTTACAGATAAGAACCTTAATTATACAGGCTCTCTTACGCTTGACCCTGTTTTAATGGAAAAGGCAGATATTTTTCCAAATGAGATTGTTCAGATAATAAACTTAAACACGGGTTTAAGGATAGAAACATATATTATAGAAGGAGAAAGAAACAGCGGCAGTGTTTGTATGAACGGTGGCGCAGCAAGATGGGCAGAGGTTGGGGACTTACTTATAATAATATCAAGTGCTCTTGTAGATGATAAAGAAGCAAAGTCCTATAAACCAAAGGTTGTAATTGTAGATCAGAATAATAGGATAAAAAATATATGA
- a CDS encoding 5-formyltetrahydrofolate cyclo-ligase, translating to MTWVKKSLTMEKIPDKIKVKLLKKDIRKKILLKISSQNIFLRHLRSLLIYKKLFSLKEFKLAKVVMFFVSFNGEVETMRMISEALKIGKKVVVPLVKDNFLMASELLNPEKELQKKGKYGIPEPIPSNFRPVDLSQIDLVVVPGVAFDKSKRRLGRGGGYYDRFLSTLSPDVPKVGIGFKFQIVQNLPIESHDIPLTHLITS from the coding sequence ATGACATGGGTTAAAAAAAGCTTGACAATGGAAAAGATTCCGGATAAAATAAAGGTCAAACTGTTAAAGAAAGATATAAGGAAGAAAATACTTTTAAAAATATCTTCACAGAATATATTTTTAAGGCATTTGAGAAGTCTGCTTATTTATAAAAAATTATTTTCTTTAAAAGAATTTAAGTTGGCAAAAGTAGTGATGTTTTTTGTTTCATTTAATGGAGAGGTTGAGACGATGCGAATGATATCTGAGGCTCTGAAGATTGGGAAAAAAGTAGTTGTTCCACTTGTAAAGGATAATTTTCTTATGGCTTCTGAACTATTAAATCCTGAAAAGGAACTTCAAAAAAAAGGTAAATATGGCATTCCAGAACCAATCCCTTCTAATTTTAGACCTGTGGACTTATCGCAGATTGATCTTGTGGTTGTCCCTGGTGTTGCCTTTGATAAAAGTAAAAGAAGGTTGGGCAGAGGAGGCGGCTATTATGACCGTTTTTTAAGCACACTTTCACCGGATGTGCCAAAGGTAGGGATTGGTTTTAAGTTCCAGATCGTTCAGAATCTTCCAATAGAGTCCCACGATATTCCACTCACGCATCTTATCACCTCATAA
- a CDS encoding HicB family protein, whose amino-acid sequence MIELPYSLVIESTEEPDYFGFYSLDLEGFSGIGHSVEDCLYKAKWKIKEHIDLLKEQKLPVLPKNPDSKIIIQNENR is encoded by the coding sequence ATGATTGAATTGCCATACTCATTAGTGATTGAATCTACTGAAGAACCAGATTATTTCGGTTTTTATTCCCTTGACTTGGAAGGCTTTTCAGGCATAGGACATTCTGTAGAAGATTGTTTGTATAAGGCTAAGTGGAAAATAAAAGAGCATATTGATTTGCTGAAAGAACAAAAACTTCCGGTTCTTCCTAAGAATCCAGATTCTAAAATTATCATTCAAAATGAAAACCGTTGA